One Anopheles marshallii chromosome 3, idAnoMarsDA_429_01, whole genome shotgun sequence genomic region harbors:
- the LOC128710928 gene encoding rac GTPase-activating protein 1, whose product MVKVMELSLVAQFDDLRRSCDVLRDGAAEVEFLRFVQLQDECRMQWLKSIDEAKRLQHELDNALRIITNLESKLFHARKLLETETKARRHAEHERDSMERKMMAVCEIVRNEHTIRDETREQLAVFATEPRRKSRNGHGADGPDRGEMAGGIDNDINSTGSFLVDLSLTQSEDDFLEPLKMQAKRKSWKKHRPSYNNNVSFKMPQEPTKRVMEINSTSNTIEPRSEGEIIAHAKITVPTGLDGGPIQAESTFRTMAPQRLPAVVSSCASSNSTAATVVNVPAAPERQELKKTVIQRQHDLVGRTFIGGDTCNQCQERIRFGCSGLRCRECRAVFHGYCREKISVPCVPQSQTKNGRRGTASTTATNGGPPTPQVPGAINSLEDYCPSSSPRIPALIVHCVSEIENRGLTEVGLYRLSGSDREVRALKEKFLRGKTVPTLGQIDVNVLCSCIKDFLRTLREPLIPCALLAEFSQVVSDGSSPNGSQRRREQLCQLIERLPAPNRDTLAFLMLHFQRVAQSEQAKMPIDNLSRVFAPTIVGYTRADLDMNEMCAETYVQFSIVQAMLHIPTDYWSQFIQPATSGWSEEVNRKGATVPTPRRGLGDFMTQALEKERRMETPILRRPRKDRKYYATPPYNKTSKD is encoded by the coding sequence ATGGTAAAAGTGATGGAGTTGTCTCTGGTGGCTCAATTCGATGATCTACGGCGTTCGTGTGATGTGTTACGCGATGGTGCGGCCGAGGTGGAGTTTTTACGCTTTGTCCAGCTGCAGGACGAGTGCCGAATGCAGTGGCTGAAGTCGATCGACGAAGCGAAGCGCCTGCAGCACGAGCTGGATAATGCGCTGCGCATCATTACCAATCTTGAATCGAAGCTGTTTCACGCCCGCAAGCTGCTCGAGACGGAAACGAAGGCCCGTCGACATGCGGAACATGAGCGTGATTCGATGGAACGCAAGATGATGGCCGTCTGTGAGATAGTGCGCAACGAACATACGATCCGAGATGAGACGCGTGAACAGTTGGCCGTGTTTGCGACGGAACCGAGACGCAAATCACGGAATGGACACGGTGCAGACGGGCCAGACCGTGGGGAAATGGCCGGCGGTATAGACAACGACATCAATTCGACCGGATCGTTTCTGGTGGATTTGTCCCTGACGCAGTCGGAGGACGATTTCCTAGAACCGCTCAAAATGCAAGCCAAACGAAAGTCTTGGAAGAAGCACCGCCCATCGTACAACAATAATGTCAGCTTTAAAATGCCACAGGAACCGACGAagcgcgtgatggaaattaattccacCTCGAACACGATAGAACCACGCTCCGAGGGTGAAATCATCGCACACGCCAAGATAACCGTCCCGACCGGACTCGACGGTGGACCCATTCAAGCCGAGTCCACCTTCCGCACCATGGCCCCGCAAAGGCTGCCGGCGGTCGTTTCGAGCTGCGCATCGTCCAACTCTACCGCCGCTACCGTGGTGAACGTGCCGGCAGCACCCGAAAGGCAGGAACTTAAGAAAACGGTCATCCAACGTCAGCACGATTTGGTCGGTCGAACGTTCATCGGTGGCGACACGTGCAACCAGTGTCAAGAACGGATTCGTTTCGGTTGCAGCGGCCTGCGGTGTCGCGAATGTAGAGCCGTATTTCACGGATACTGTCGCGAAAAGATATCTGTCCCCTGCGTACCGCAATCACAAACCAAGAATGGCCGTCGCGGTACGGCCAGCACGACGGCTACCAACGGTGGCCCACCAACGCCACAGGTTCCGGGTGCCATTAACAGCCTGGAAGATTACTGTCCTTCGTCGAGCCCTCGCATCCCAGCGCTAATCGTGCATTGTGTAAGCGAGATAGAAAATCGGGGCCTTACCGAGGTCGGCCTATACCGACTGTCCGGATCCGACCGAGAAGTGCGTGCCCTGAAGGAGAAGTTCCTGCGTGGTAAAACCGTTCCCACGCTTGGCCAGATCGACGTGAACGTGCTGTGTAGCTGCATAAAGGATTTTCTGCGCACCCTGCGCGAACCGCTCATCCCTTGCGCTCTTCTCGCCGAGTTCTCGCAGGTTGTATCCGATGGTTCAAGCCCGAACGGTAGCCAGCGAAGACGCGAACAGCTGTGCCAGCTGATTGAACGGCTCCCAGCGCCGAACCGCGATACGCTTGCGTTCCTGATGCTACATTTCCAGCGCGTCGCACAGTCGGAACAGGCCAAGATGCCGATTGACAATTTGTCGCGTGTGTTCGCACCAACCATTGTCGGTTACACGCGGGCCGATCTTGACATGAACGAGATGTGTGCGGAAACGTACGTGCAATTCAGCATCGTGCAGGCCATGCTGCACATCCCCACTGACTACTGGAGCCAATTCATTCAGCCAGCCACCAGCGGTTGGAGCGAGGAGGTCAATAGGAAGGGTGCGACCGTACCTACGCCGAGGCGCGGTTTGGGCGATTTCATGACGCAAGCGCTGGAGAAAGAACGACGCATGGAAACACCGATATTGCGTCGACCCCGCAAGGACAGGAAGTATTACGCGACGCCACCGTACAACAAGACATCGAAAGATTAA